The Panicum hallii strain FIL2 chromosome 9, PHallii_v3.1, whole genome shotgun sequence genome has a window encoding:
- the LOC112876741 gene encoding adenylate isopentenyltransferase 5, chloroplastic-like codes for MTLSMAAPAMAPAAPAFPRLRMPPPPAIITLPDAAVPVAPPPLSVVGRQRVAAKSKAVVVLGATGTGKSRLAIDLALRFGGEVINSDKMQLYAGLDVATNKVAPHECAGVPHHLLGVAHPDAEFSAADFRREAARAAAGVAVRGRVPIIAGGSNSYVEELVEGDRRAFRERFECCFLWVDAQLPVLHDFVARRVDEMCRRGLVEEVAAAFDPRRTDYSRGIWRAIGVPELDAYLRSRGLEDVDDDERARMLAAAVDEIKANTSRLAFRQRGKIQRLARMWRVRRVDATEVFLKRGHAADEAWQRLVAAPCIDAVRSFLLEDQEYSTMVTAAKASIFASTAAAVAAAVA; via the coding sequence ATGACGCTGTCCATGGCGGCCCCCGCGATGGCTCCAGCAGCGCCCGCCTTCCCCAGGCTGaggatgccgccgccgcccgcgatCATCACGCTCCCGGACGCCGCGGTCccggtggcgccgccgccgctctcggtCGTGGGCAGGCAGCGCGTCGCGGCGAAGAGCAAGGCCGTCGTGGTGCTGGGCGCCACGGGGACCGGCAAGTCGCGCCTCGCCATCGACCTCGCCCTGCGCTTCGGCGGCGAGGTCATCAACTCCGACAAAATGCAGCTGTACGCCGGCCTGGACGTGGCCACCAACAAGGTGGCGCCCCACGAGTGCGCGGGGGTGCCGCACCACCTTCTTGGCGTCGCGCACCCGGACGCCGAGTTCTCGGCCGCGGACTTCCGCCGCgaggccgcgcgcgccgcggccgGGGTCGCGGTGCGGGGACGCGTCCCCATCATAGCGGGAGGGTCCAACTCGTACGTCGAGGAGCTCGTGGAGGGCGACCGCCGCGCGTTCCGGGAGCGCTTCGAGTGCTGCTTCCTCTGGGTGGACGCGCAGCTCCCCGTGCTGCACGACTTCGTCGCCCGCCGCGTCGACGAGATGTGCCGGCGGGGGCTCGTCGAGGAGGTGGCCGCGGCGTTCGACCCCCGCCGCACCGACTACTCCAGGGGCATCTGGCGCGCCATCGGCGTGCCGGAGCTCGACGCCTACCTCCGCTCGCGCGGCCTCGAAGacgtcgacgacgacgagcgCGCGCGCATGCTCGCCGCGGCCGTCGACGAGATCAAGGCCAACACGTCCCGCCTCGCCTTCCGCCAGCGCGGCAAGATCCAGCGGCTCGCGCGCATGTGGCGCGTCCGCCGCGTCGACGCCACGGAGGTGTTCCTGAAGCGCGGCCACGCCGCCGACGAGGCCTGGCAGAGGCTCGTCGCCGCGCCATGCATCGACGCCGTCCGGTCCTTCCTGCTTGAAGACCAAGAATACAGTACCATGGTCACCGCCGCTAAAGCCTCCATCTTTGcctccacggccgccgccgtcgcagcCGCGGTTGCCTAA